The following are from one region of the Pygocentrus nattereri isolate fPygNat1 chromosome 20, fPygNat1.pri, whole genome shotgun sequence genome:
- the LOC119261808 gene encoding galectin-6-like → MSNKRTVQEILLNVLETLNDGEQKMFQCYLSQEVLDKYPPIPKAKTEGASLEETVNQLIEFNDNSAAAKITELTLERMNQKQLARGLEEALEKGGFFPEVPYVQVLPEGLSDQTLITIYGEPKPNAEKFQINLQKGDDVAFHFNPRFNDKGNQVIVRNTRIKGVWGPEERQLPFFPFTPGRPFVMKISCTSSEFIVEVDDRYLLSFTHHMKDLHHIKMLAIEGDVVLKYVVTDFFPEVPYVQILPEGLSDQTLITIYGEPKPNAEIFQINLQKGDDVAFHFNPRFNEDGKQVIVRNTRIKGVWGHEERKLPFFPFSPGRPFVMKISCTSSEFIVEVDDRYLLSFTHRMKDLHHIKTLAIEGDVVLKYVVTG, encoded by the exons ATGTCAAATAAAAGGACAGTCCAGGAGATTCTTCTGAATGTTCTTGAGACTCTGAATGATGGAGAGCAGAAGATGTTCCAGTGCTACCTCAGccaggaggttctggacaagtATCCTCCCATACCAAAGGCTAAGACAGAGGGTGCCTCTCTGGAAGAGACAGTCAATCAACTGATTGAGTTCAATGATAACTCAGCTGCAGCGAAGATCACGGAGTTAACTCTGGAACGGATGAACCAGAAACAGCTGGCTCGAGGGCTAGAGGAGGCTCTGGAGAAAG GAGGATTCTTCCCAGAAGTTCCATATGTGCAGGTTCTGCCTGAAGGACTCAGTGACCAAACACTGATCACCATTTATGGGGAGCCTAAACCAAACGCTGAAAA ATTTCAGATCAACCTCCAGAAAGGTGATGATGTGGCCTTTCATTTCAACCCTCGCTTCAATGACAAAGGAAATCAGGTGATTGTGAGGAACACCAGGATTAAAGGTGTTTGGGGTCCTGAGGAAAGACAACTTCCTTTCTTCCCTTTCACACCTGGAAGACCTTTTGTG ATGAAGATTTCCTGCACCAGCTCTGAGTTCATTGTGGAAGTTGACGACAGGTATTTGCTGTCTTTTACACATCACATGAAGGACCTTCACCACATCAAAATGCTCGCCATTGAAGGAGATGTTGTCCTCAAGTATGTTGTCACAG ACTTCTTCCCAGAAGTTCCTTATGTGCAGATTCTGCCTGAAGGACTCAGTGACCAAACACTGATCACCATTTATGGGGAGCCTAAACCAAACGCTGAAAT ATTTCAGATCAACCTCCAGAAAGGTGATGATGTGGCCTTTCATTTCAACCCTCGCTTCAATGAGGATGGGAAGCAGGTGATCGTGAGGAACACCAGGATTAAAGGTGTTTGGGGCCATGAGGAAAGAAAACTTCCCTTCTTCCCTTTCAGTCCTGGAAGACCTTTTGTG ATGAAGATTTCCTGCACCAGCTCTGAGTTCATTGTGGAAGTTGACGACAGGTATTTGCTGTCTTTTACACATCGCATGAAGGACCTTCACCACATCAAAACGCTCGCCATTGAAGGAGATGTTGTCCTCAAGTATGTTGTCACAG GATGA